One stretch of Bacteroidota bacterium DNA includes these proteins:
- a CDS encoding acyl CoA:acetate/3-ketoacid CoA transferase, with protein MNAKVISAAAAAALIPDGATVSVSSSSGLGCPDAVLKAIGERFAQTQQPTALTTLHPIAAGDMYGIDGIDHIAKPGLLKRVVAGSLPSGPSSMPSPQIWQMIYANEVEAYNFPSGIIFHMHREAAAKRPGVLTQVGMDTYLDPQHEGGRMNDKTTEDLVERVTFDNQEWLYFRSVSVDVTIIRGTTADERGNISMEHEGGYLGVYDQALAARNNGGIVIAQVKRVVAADSIPPQQVRVPSVLVDYIVEAPDQMQTTQTQFDPAISGIIRRPSHTFDRAPWNADKVIARRAAMELLAGEAVNLGFGISALVPRVLLEEGLNDAVTWVIEQGAVGGVPLLGFQFGCAANAQAIVPSPDQFTYFQGGGFDKSFLSFMQIDQHGNVNVSRLSAKPHVTAGVGGFVDITAHAKNIVFSGYFTAAGLKLSVDDGKISILQEGKVSKFVPAVEQISFSGKRATATGQQVTYVTERCVIRLTAQGLNVVEIAPGVDLEKDILGQAAIPLQVSENLKLMDPRLYQPEPMNLKLA; from the coding sequence ATGAATGCTAAAGTAATTTCTGCAGCAGCAGCAGCAGCCCTCATTCCGGATGGCGCAACAGTTTCTGTCAGTTCGTCCAGCGGCCTGGGTTGCCCCGATGCGGTATTAAAAGCTATCGGCGAACGCTTTGCTCAAACACAGCAGCCTACCGCGCTAACCACGCTGCACCCCATAGCTGCCGGCGATATGTATGGGATTGACGGCATCGATCATATTGCAAAACCGGGCCTGTTAAAACGCGTGGTAGCCGGCTCTTTACCCAGTGGACCTTCATCCATGCCATCGCCCCAAATTTGGCAAATGATTTATGCCAACGAAGTAGAGGCGTACAACTTCCCGAGCGGTATCATTTTTCACATGCACAGGGAAGCAGCTGCCAAACGGCCAGGTGTGTTAACGCAGGTTGGCATGGACACCTACCTCGACCCGCAACATGAAGGCGGGCGCATGAATGACAAAACCACCGAAGACCTGGTTGAACGGGTGACGTTTGACAACCAGGAATGGCTGTACTTCCGCTCTGTTTCTGTTGACGTGACCATTATTCGGGGCACAACGGCTGATGAGCGGGGCAATATTTCGATGGAGCATGAAGGCGGGTACCTTGGCGTGTACGACCAGGCGCTGGCCGCCAGAAACAACGGTGGCATCGTAATCGCACAGGTCAAACGTGTGGTGGCAGCCGATTCTATTCCTCCGCAGCAAGTGCGCGTGCCGAGTGTGCTGGTCGATTACATTGTCGAAGCGCCGGATCAGATGCAGACAACACAAACGCAGTTTGACCCGGCGATCAGCGGTATCATCCGCCGACCCAGCCATACGTTCGACCGGGCCCCGTGGAATGCAGACAAAGTAATTGCGCGTCGCGCGGCCATGGAGCTGTTGGCTGGAGAAGCTGTCAACCTCGGATTTGGCATCTCGGCACTGGTCCCGCGTGTGTTACTGGAAGAAGGATTGAACGACGCGGTCACTTGGGTAATTGAGCAAGGTGCAGTAGGCGGTGTGCCGCTACTGGGCTTTCAGTTTGGCTGTGCAGCCAATGCCCAGGCCATTGTACCTTCCCCAGATCAGTTCACCTACTTCCAGGGCGGCGGTTTTGACAAAAGCTTCCTGTCTTTCATGCAGATTGACCAGCATGGCAACGTCAACGTATCTCGCCTGTCAGCCAAGCCACACGTAACCGCCGGCGTGGGCGGGTTTGTCGACATCACGGCGCACGCGAAAAACATTGTTTTCAGCGGCTACTTTACCGCAGCCGGGCTCAAGCTTTCTGTTGACGACGGAAAAATTTCGATTTTGCAAGAAGGCAAGGTCAGTAAATTTGTGCCTGCGGTTGAGCAAATATCATTTAGCGGCAAACGCGCCACAGCAACAGGACAGCAGGTAACCTACGTCACTGAACGGTGCGTAATCAGGCTTACAGCGCAAGGCCTCAACGTTGTAGAAATTGCACCTGGGGTAGATCTTGAGAAAGACATCCTGGGGCAGGCGGCCATTCCCCTGCAGGTAAGCGAAAACCTCAAACTCATGGACCCCAGGTTGTACCAACCTGAGCCGATGAACCTCAAGCTTGCATAA